Sequence from the Nitrospira sp. CR1.1 genome:
ACCGGACGCGCATTGTGCATACCAGCACTATAACCGTGGCGTAGGTCTGTCGCAACATGCCGTGATCCTTCTTGGCCACCGTGCTACGGCAGCATCATAGAGAACCATCCAAGCCCGGTTTATTCATGAGCACTTCTGCGGCACTCGCCGATTCACTGCTGCGACGGGCCTTCGGCCGGCGGGCTCACTCCTCGGCCCCTCAACGTCCTGCATGAGGACGCCACGGGTCCTCCCGGCTCCGTGCGCCGGTCTCGCAACGTGACTCGGCGATTTCATGACGAACCGTCATGAATTAGGCGGGCTGGATACCGAGGGCAACGCGGGCAAGGCCGATGGACACGCATCTATGATGGCGAACGCTGATAGGGCGTGAGACCTCGATTCGTTGCCCGCCCCATCCTTCGAGGGGACAACCAGGTCAGTCGAGTCATTTACCTCGGGTTCGTCTTCACGTGAAAATCCGCCTCTCATAAGGGAGGCACACGTGGCCCTACACATACATCGAGAAAGACTCCGATATCGGGTTGCAGGACCATGGCTGACTGCGACATCGGTCCAATCGAGCTATGGGGTTACCAGGCGATTGTTATCTCTGATGCTATGGTTAATGGTAGGGATAAGTTCTATGTCGGCGTTTGCCTTGGCCGCTCCCTATCATTTGGCGGAAAGTGAAATGATACGTGGGGCGATGGTTGCATCAGTGGCGCAAACACCGGCCGATCATTCGCCGGTGTTAGCCGCGGGGTTCGGCTTTCAGGCCGCTGGATCGTCTCTGATTACGGTTCGAACGTATAATGTTCCGACAGGCGCCATTCTCTCGGAGGATTCATTCGACGTGAGCGTAAAGGAGGAGGGCGCCGCTGAATACGATGGGAACAGGGGGCGCGTGTTTGCCGGAGGAATTGGCGCCGACATCCAGGGAAAATCTGCATTTATGCTGAGAGTGTATGACGCGGAAACGGGAAGGTTTCTCTGGGAGGGACAATTAAACTTGCTGAACGTGAGTGAAGACGGGGTGAGCACAGTAAAGGCAACGATTACTCCAAAACCTGCTTCCGCCGTGCCCGCCGCTGACCGCGCTCCTCAAGCATTCCAATCCCTCTTTTCGGTGCGAGCAGTCAATCCTCTTACCGGAAGGCTTGTGTGGCAGGATCAGTTTGTTCCGGGAACTCGAAAACGACCAAGGAGTGCGGGGGTGGTATGGAGGAACTTCTCGGGAAAACCGGTCAATGAGCCCATCGGGCACATTTTCGATTTGGTGGTGCGCACCTACGATCGCGCATCAGGCATTCTGTTGTGGGAAGACTCGTTCGAGGAAATTGATCGCATAGAGGAGCTGGGCTCCGCACCGGAGACGAATGCCTATCCTCAAGCAATTCCATTCTGGCATCCGGCCGGTGCGAACGAGGCCGACGTTTATGAAGCGGCTCTCCCATGGTAGTTACGATTTGGGTGCGGATACGGTAGCGCCCAGACTTTCTGCCCACTGTTGCTGGAAGGTCTCATAGGAGAGCAGAAGGCGATCCTGCATTGCGGCTGCGATTGTCTGGCGGGCCTTCAGGTGAAGAAGCAACTCATGAACCTTGTGCATGCCAAAGCGTTCGATGAGGTAGCGGGTAGCGGCATTCGCTTCCATGTATGCGGCGCCCACCTTTTCAGCAGGTAAACCCTCCCAACTCTCCTCAAGAGCGGCCAGGGGGAGCAGATTATGCTCTCCAGGGTGCATGCTCGCGACGTCCTGCCAAGAATCACTGGCCAGCTGCATGGCTAGTCCTTCATTGAGCCAGGTGGGTATCGCTCCGCCGGTAGCTCCCAGTTGCTCATGAAGCAGCGCATGAACAAACTCATGCCGGAGGACGCGTGTCAACCAAGCGCGATCTGTCGCGGCGCCTTGACTGGGGATCTGGATGCGTCCGAGGACAGGGTCGAATAACCCATCCGCCCAAAGGGGACTTCCTGTGGCTCCTTGGAACTGAGTTTTGGTGTGCAGCACGACCATAATCGGTTTCGAGGGAAAGAAATTGAACTTCTGGCCGATTTCCCGATAGGCCGTTTCAAGAATATCGAGTACGGCCGTCCAAGTCTCCGGATCCTCACTCCCGTCGTATTTGACTGTGAAGTGGACGCTATTGTGTGTCGAAAACTTATCTTCCACTTTCTCCGCGCGATGCACCTTGGCGGTGACTGCTTTCACATAAGACTGAAGCCCCGGGTCTTTTTTCATGCGATCCTTGGCCTGCGCAAGATGTTTTGCCGCTTCCGTGAGGCGATCTTTTTCCTGAAGGAGATCTGCCAGAGCAACGTGCGGGAACGGCTCATCCGGAGATAGGGTCACCACCTTTCGCAGGAAGTCTTCCGTCAGAGCCGGGTCCCGCAGACCCCAGTACGCATGGGCGAGATTGAGATGGGCCACCGGGTTTTGGGGATCGAGCATCACCGCTTTTTTAAAAGATTTGACGGAAACTTCTGTTCCACCGGCGGTTTCCTGAAGGATTCCGAGGTTATTCCATAAAATGGCCACATGGCGTTTGGTGGCGGATTCCGAGAGAATTGACGCGGGAAGTTCTTCAAGTTTGGCTTCTGCCAAAGCAATATTGTGTTTCTCCAACTCGTCGTGAATGGTGCCGAGCAGTTCAGAATGCCGGGGAACTGGAATGCTGACAGGATCGATGGTTCTGGATCGTTTCACCTCCGGAGTGACAGCCTGTGGGGGCGGCGCCACGGGGCCTTTGGAGGCAGGGACTTCTTCTGCAATGACTTGCGGCGGAGGAGCAGGGACTTCGTGGAAATAGTGCGGCTTGAGCCATGACTGATAGAAGATGAAGATGGCAATCAGAACGGCCAATAGCCCGAGAATATGCTTGATATTGCGTCGATACATACGCGTCCTTCCGTGAGTCCTACACGAAATTACTCTAGCATCGAGGTGGTGGAGGTCCAAGGAAAGTCGCAAAAGCCAGCGTCGTTGGTCCTGGGACGGTTGATTCCTGGTGCCGGCCCTTCATTGAGCCGCCAGGAAGCCTATGGTACGATCCCGTCCCAGGATGTCACGTCCTGATTCCTCTGATCCCCACGGGTCTTTTCAAGCATTCCTGCAGCGAGTGGCCAGACCCATCGAATTCGCGTGCCGTGATGCCTATGCCCATCTTCCGACGGTAAAGAACCTTGATCGTTTTATATCGGAACAGGTGATTAGCACGCTCGGCGAGCGACTCTATCCTCGCGCGCTTGAAATTGAGCTGCTTTCCTTGCGTAGTTTGTTTGTCGATTTCCATGCCGGACTCACCACTTCCGAACAGAAAAATCGATTGACGCAGGCGCTCCAACTCCTTCGCCGCCTGCAAGAGGGGTCGTTTGCCATTCATCTACCCGTGAATACCGCAGAGGCAAGCCTACCGATTCACACAGCGACAACGATTGTTCCCACACGGCCTGCTTTAGAGGTCTCGATTCAATTTGCCAAGGGGGTTGGTCCGAAACGAACCCTGCTTTTGAAACGTCTCGGAATCCAGACGATCGAAGAGGCGTTGTGGACCTTGCCTTGGCGGTATGACGACCGATCGATCATCACGCCGGTAGCCAAGCTGGTGCCAGGCAGTACGCCGTGCATCTGTGGAGTGATTACGCAAGCGAAAACCACGCGTGCACGGTCCCGACGGCTGTCGATTCTTGACGTGGCCGTTCAGGACGAAACCGGAACGGTGCGTGCGGTGTTTTTTAATCAATCCTATCTGGAAGGCGTGTTGAAGGAGGGAACGCGGGTTATGATGGCCGGACGTGTGCTTGCCGGTCGGCGTGGATGGATGGATCTACGGCTGGAGCCGATGCAATTTGAAGTGTTGAGCGGGCAGGAGGATGAATTGCTGCACGTGGGGCGGATCGTTCCCGTCTATCACGAGACGAGGGGATGGACCTCTCGCCAGATGCGAATCCTGGTGCAGGGCTTGCTGGCCGACCACGGAGGAGAGTTGCAGGAAGTATTGCCCCTGTCCATTCGCGCGCGGCACCGGTTGTCGCCGATCAGTGAGGCGATTCAGCAGGTGCACTTCCCGCCGCCGAAAACGGACCTGGCGGCGCTTGACCGCGGTGTGACGGCCGCCCACCGTCGGTTGGCCTTCGAAGAATTGTTCCTGCTCCAGTCGACCATGGTGCTTCGGCAACAGGAGGTGAAGGCAGAGCACAAACCGTTTCGATTCAATCCCCGTGTGAGCCAATTAAAAGAGCTGGCACAGATTCTGCCGTTTGCCTTGACGGCTGCGCAGGAACGGGTATGGCGCCAGGTTCAGGCCGATATGGCGACTTCGCGACCCATGAACCGGTTGGTGCAGGGAGATGTCGGGTCTGGGAAAACGATTGTCGCCGTGCATGCCCTGGTGATGGCCTGTGGCTCCGGTTGTCAAGCTGCCCTGATGGTTCCCACTGAAATCCTGGCCGAACAGCACTATCTCAATCTCAGGCCGCTGCTAGAGGCGGTTGGGGTAAATGCGGTGCTGCTCACGAGTGGTGGCAAGGCTAAGGAGCGCCATGCCGTCCTGGCGCAGTTGGCGTCTGGTGAGGCGCAGGTGGCCATTGGCACGCATGCGCTGCTTCAGAAAAAAGTCACGTTCGCCAAGCTTGGCTTGGTGGTGGTCGATGAACAGCATAAGTTCGGCGTGCTGCAACGAAAAACGCTGCTGGACAAAGGCTACCGGCCTGATGTGCTGGTGATGACGGCGACGCCGATTCCGCGCACCTTGGCCATGACCGTCTATGGAGATCTAGACGTCTCGGTCATCGATATGTTGCCGCCGGGACGCAAGCCGGTGCGGACCATGCTCTATTCGGAAGGCCAGCGCCGCAAGACATGGCAGTTGGTAGGAGATGAGCTGAAGGCCGGACGTCAGGTGTATATCGTCTATCCCTTGGTGGAGGAGTCTGAGAAAAGTGATCTCAAGGCGGCGATACAGGGAGCTGAACAGTTACAACGCGAAGTCTTTCCGCAGGCACAGATCGGGCTGCTGCATGGCAGGATGCCGACGGCTGACAAAGAGCATACGATGGCGGCCTTCAAGGCCGGCACGATCCAGATTCTAGTAGCCACGACGGTCATTGAAGTGGGGGTGGATGTGCCCAATGCGACGGTCATGGTCATCGAACATGCCGAACGGTTCGGGCTAGCGCAACTCCATCAATTACGCGGGCGTGTCGGGCGAGGGACGCATCAATCCTTGTGCATCTTAATGGCATCGTATCTTCCGCGAGAGGCCAGGCCGAAAGTCAGTCGTGACGGAAGGTCTGAGGCCAATGCCTCCAATGCCCAGCAACGATTGGCGGCGCTTGTGCAGTCGCACGACGGGTTTGTCATTGCCGAGGAAGATCTTCGCATCAGAGGGCCCGGCGAGTTCTTGGGGTTGCGGCAATGGGGGCTGCCGGAGTTTCGCGCGGCCAATCTGGTGCGCGACGCGCAATTGCTGGAGTTGGCGAGACAAGAGGCGTTCGCGATGGTGACCCAGGATCCGGGCTTGATGCTGCCTCAGCATCAGGCGCTCAAGGCGGAGATATTTCGCCGTTGGAAGGGGAAGCTGTCTTTGGGGGATGTGAGTTAGCACCGTGCGAACTGCCGACGTGGCGGAGGGCTGATTGATGGGAATGTTGCAACGCTTGAGTCACGATCTTCGTGCCGGCTGGGTGACATTACGACACGGTACGGCTAAGGCCGCGACCAGGGCGCTGGAGGAGGGTGAGCTGCTTCGTTACCGTTTGGAATTACGAAAGGTGGAGCAGCAGCTGGACGATCTGCATGCGGACATCGGTGAGCGCACGATCGCATTGCATGATCGCGGTGAAGCGCCGGATCGTATTCTGACCGATGCTGAAATTACACGCCTGATGAAGCACGTGCACACGGTGCAGGACGAACGGACCAAGCTGTTACTGGAAATGAATGACATCACGGTAGAAGAGGCCTAAGCGATTTCATGACGGGCGCAACGACGGTTTCCCCACGAATCTTCGCGGGCATAGACATCGGGACGCTCACCTGTCGTTTGCTGATCGCAGAATGTTCTCCGGCCGGGCGGCTTCGAGAGCTTCGATCTGACCGGCGCATTCTTCGGCTGGGCCAAGGGGTCGATCGAGATCGTCTGCTCCGGGCCGACGCCATGGGGCGTGTCGTGGCGACGCTCAAAGAATGGCGCCAGCTCATCGATAAGTACCAGGTCGAGGCGGCGGCGGTTGTGGCGACAAGTGCCGTGCGTGATGCCCGGAACCGGGACGCATTTTTAGACCTGGTCACGCGTGAAACGGGGTTGCAGGTGGAAATCATCTCCGGTGAGGAAGAAGCGCGACGAACCATGCTCGGTATCCGCTCCGGTCTGCCTGCTGGTGTCATCGACATGCTGGCGATCGATATCGGCGGTGGAAGCACGGAATGTATTCTGGATCGACCTGGACAGTCGCCGATCGTGCGATCGATCGATATCGGTGTGGTGCGCCTGAGTGAACGCATTCTGCAGAGCGATCCGCCTACCGCCGAAGAACTTCGGCAGGCGGGTGAATGGATACGAAACGAGACGGAAGCCGCCGTCGCAACCATGCCTGTGCCGGGCGGTCTGACATGTGTCGGCACAGCGGGAACGATCACAGCGTTGGCTGCGATGGCCCAGCAGTTATCCACTTATGACCCGGCGAGAATCCACAACTATGTCTTGACGCTAGAGGTGGTGAAACGTCTGGAAGTGGAGCT
This genomic interval carries:
- the recG gene encoding ATP-dependent DNA helicase RecG, whose product is MVRSRPRMSRPDSSDPHGSFQAFLQRVARPIEFACRDAYAHLPTVKNLDRFISEQVISTLGERLYPRALEIELLSLRSLFVDFHAGLTTSEQKNRLTQALQLLRRLQEGSFAIHLPVNTAEASLPIHTATTIVPTRPALEVSIQFAKGVGPKRTLLLKRLGIQTIEEALWTLPWRYDDRSIITPVAKLVPGSTPCICGVITQAKTTRARSRRLSILDVAVQDETGTVRAVFFNQSYLEGVLKEGTRVMMAGRVLAGRRGWMDLRLEPMQFEVLSGQEDELLHVGRIVPVYHETRGWTSRQMRILVQGLLADHGGELQEVLPLSIRARHRLSPISEAIQQVHFPPPKTDLAALDRGVTAAHRRLAFEELFLLQSTMVLRQQEVKAEHKPFRFNPRVSQLKELAQILPFALTAAQERVWRQVQADMATSRPMNRLVQGDVGSGKTIVAVHALVMACGSGCQAALMVPTEILAEQHYLNLRPLLEAVGVNAVLLTSGGKAKERHAVLAQLASGEAQVAIGTHALLQKKVTFAKLGLVVVDEQHKFGVLQRKTLLDKGYRPDVLVMTATPIPRTLAMTVYGDLDVSVIDMLPPGRKPVRTMLYSEGQRRKTWQLVGDELKAGRQVYIVYPLVEESEKSDLKAAIQGAEQLQREVFPQAQIGLLHGRMPTADKEHTMAAFKAGTIQILVATTVIEVGVDVPNATVMVIEHAERFGLAQLHQLRGRVGRGTHQSLCILMASYLPREARPKVSRDGRSEANASNAQQRLAALVQSHDGFVIAEEDLRIRGPGEFLGLRQWGLPEFRAANLVRDAQLLELARQEAFAMVTQDPGLMLPQHQALKAEIFRRWKGKLSLGDVS